A stretch of Tripterygium wilfordii isolate XIE 37 chromosome 11, ASM1340144v1, whole genome shotgun sequence DNA encodes these proteins:
- the LOC120008829 gene encoding uncharacterized protein LOC120008829 codes for TSIPQKEYVVDVWFGNHPFYLGSRSALLVDADQVEKFRKRFAGLLQIMEIPVLVLPSKIHFHIAQRLSSEEEVSGKKKKLENVVIQRLSFDAILMLLIIKQRWRLVEVAEGQDLDNTHRELQCEAGPWAKPPKQGLWVPRRKG; via the exons ACTTCAATTCCGCAAAAGGAGTATGTGGTGGACGTATGGTTTGGAAACCACCCCTTCTACCTCGGAAGTCGCTCTGCCCTGCTCGTCGATGCCGACCAGGTCGAGAAGTTCAGAAAGAGATTCGCTGGCCTCCTTCAGATAATGGAAATTCCCGTCCTCGTCCTCCCCTCCAAAATACATTTCCATATCGCGCAAAGGCTCTCGTCAGAAGAAGAAGTAtctggaaaaaagaagaagctagaAA ATGTTGTAATTCAAAGACTCTCTTTTGATGCTATTTTGATGCTATTAATTATCAAACAAAGATGGCGCCTAGTAGAAGTCGCTGAAGGTCAAGATCTAGACAATACACACCGGGAACTACAATGCGAGGCCGGCCCCTGGGCAAAGCCACCAAAGCAAGGGCTTTGGGTCCCTAGACGgaaaggataa
- the LOC120009466 gene encoding defensin-like protein 1, with the protein MAKLLGSSSSYAIFFLSLFLLLLISAEMPTTEAGNCEKRSTTWSGPCLNTGNCDRQCKDWEHALHGACHAQFPGFACFCYFC; encoded by the exons ATGGCGAAACTACTCGGTTCTTCCTCTTCTTATGCTATTTTCTTCCTCTCCCTCTTTCTCCTTCTGCTGATTTCTGCTG AAATGCCAACAACAGAAGCTGGAAACTGCGAGAAACGAAGCACAACATGGTCAGGGCCTTGTTTAAACACTGGCAACTGTGACCGACAGTGCAAGGACTGGGAGCATGCGTTACATGGAGCTTGTCATGCACAGTTCCCTGGATTTGCATGTTTCTGTTACTTTTGTTGA